TCAATTGGTGACGGCGAGTTTGGCAACTCCGATCTTTCTGACGGAAACAACATACAAGCattgaagaacaaataCGATTCACTAATGGCAGAAAGTTCCGAAACCATAGGCCATCTATACAGCCAAATCAACAATTTACAACAGTCTAAGAGTGACCTCGCTAAAGAATGCGAAAGTTTGATAAACTCTAAACATCTTATTGAGGACCGATTGAAAATTACACAAGATATGCTTGATTTATCTAAGAATGAGAATTCAACATTGAGGAACAGAATAAAAAATACCAGTCAAGCTTTAAAGGAACGTGAAGTCGAAACATCTCAAACAATCAAGAAGTATTTGGACTGTGTAGCAAAACTCGATGTCATACAGCGACAACTGGAGAATACCCTAGTCGAGAAAGACATATTGCAAAATGCGCAATCATCGATAGAAAACAAGTTAAATCAGGCAttaaaagaaagaaataacTTCCAAGGACTAATTCCTCAACTACGGGCCTTACAGAAGAATCAAGACGAACAACTGAAAGATATCCAGGTTTCTttacaaaacaaaattgaCGATCTGGAACTAGAAAACACTGAGTTAAGGAATAAAATAgacacaaaagaaacatcTCCTAGCAGTGCGCTCACAAACCCCAAGGCTGAACTGGAATGGTATCAGACGAAATTTGACTCTTTGAGCGGCAGCAATGATGCATTAAATGAGAAAATGATTGAGTGCGCCTCCACGATAGAGACCTTGACCGTGAAAACGCAAACGCTAGATATTCTGCTTCAGGAAGCCAATTCCAAAAATAAACTGCTTGAAGCTCGTGAAACAGTTGATGATGTCAATAAACTTACCGGCGCTCTAGAGACTGAACTTGCTACAAGTAGAACGCGGCTGACTGATACAAGTCGTGAACTTGAAATTTCCTCTAACACAATTAGGCAGTACCAATCTGAAATAAAGGTTCTCAACGAAAGACAATCCGAacttgaaaatgaaaacaaGCATTTAAGAGATGAAATTGCAATCTTGAGGGATGAGCTGACACATAATGGAGGTGAATTtgagagggagaaagaagCATTGATGAAAAAATTATCAAATCTTGAGATTAGACAAGCTGAATTAACGAAGTTAGAGGAAGATTATACTgcagaaattgaaaaactgaaacTCGACTTGGACAAACAAGCAATGCTCGGCAAGGAGATCAAATTAGCACACGACGAAGAAGTAAGAGAGGTACAAAACCGAAATACTGAAACTTACAGGAATGAATTAGAATTAGTTGAAATACGTCAAACGAAGGTCTTTGTagaaaaggagaaagaaTTGGAGTCCCGTATTAAAATACTAAACGAACAGATCGAATTGGACAAAGAGAGGATGAAGCAATTTAGTGACGAAGAATCGCTGCTCCGTGAACAAGTTAAACTACTGGCAGATGAAAAAGCAAGTGATCTTGTGGATGCAGGTGTCTCCCCTGAATATACAGATTTGGTGAGGAAACTTTCTgacgaaaagaaaaatctCGAGTCAAAACTGTTTGCTTCACAATCAGAAAAGAACAGGCTTCGTGAACAGCTAACTAAAACCGAATCTGAAATAGCAGTTCTGAATATGAATTATGAGCAAGCCAAAAAAGAGGTTGCTGCAGAGGTAAACAACGAGAGCGGACGTGCTGAAGAGCATATAGCGCAATTAGAGTCACTAAAAGAAAGCAACATGTCTTTAACTAATGAGGTCAAACTAGCGCAAATGAGGAATGGTGAAATTATAGCCGAATTGAATGAGCTCAAAACTAAATTCAAGTCTGTTGAATCTCAGTTGGACGAAGCAAGAAATGTCTTGTCATCAAAGGATATGAAACTGATGGAACTGCAAACGGAGTGTTCTCGTTTGAAAGCAACCTCTCATGATATGCCTCAGAACGGTAATAAAGACAGTAGTTCTGAATTGGTTGGGGCATTGCAAAGCAGTGTAGCCACGTTAACGGAGCAAGTGGACAACTTAAAGCATGCAAATACAGAACTCGAGGATAGGTTTGGTAGATTGAAGAGACAGGCTCGTGAAAGACTCGACGCTTCAAAAGTCACCATCAATTCTCTAAGGGACAATGTCGAAACCCTGACAAAGGACAAGACAGCTTTGCAAGACGTGATAGAAAGAAGTAAAGATGAGCTAAACGAATTACGCGCTAAAATACAGGAACATATCGAGACGTCGGCAGTTAtgaaagagttgaagaCTGAATTAGCAGCGGTCATGTCGAAAAATAAAGATATCGAAGCGGAATTGAATGAGACGTCAAAATCATCCAACCAATTGACAACAGCGTTGAACGAAGAGATCGAATCGTTGAAACACGAGGTACAATATCTGAAAGAGGCATCCTCGGCAGAACCGCAGGGAAATGAGGAAATGTctggtgttgttgaatCGATGAGGAAAGCGTTTGAGGATGAGAAAATAGCCTTTATGAAGGCCACATCGGAAGATTCTGAGGCAAGATTAGCTGAAGAGAGGGGCAAACTTAAAAGAGAAATGGAAGCTCTcgaaaaggagaaagatTCTCTAGTCATGGAAAAGACACGTTTGGGCGAGGAAAACACTGCTTTGATGAAGGCTAGATCTGACGTACCGGACATTGAGACCTTGCAAAAGCAATGGGAAGCCAGTAACAAAGAGAggctggtgttgttgtacAAGGAAAAGAGTGATCAAATGATGCGGGCGAAGATGGACgaactggaagaacagtttcaaaacaGAGTTAGGAACAAGGAGAAAGAACTTAat
This sequence is a window from Huiozyma naganishii CBS 8797 chromosome 3, complete genome. Protein-coding genes within it:
- the MLP1 gene encoding Mlp1p (similar to Saccharomyces cerevisiae MLP2 (YIL149C) and MLP1 (YKR095W); ancestral locus Anc_5.702), with the protein product MSSGETAGELCSLLGLPMDTVNGLPLAVQNAIASKFTSERQTVRTVEGRMELIVEENRLLKSSNLDMSRIVTERAEEIGRLRDEVSTVTGQTSALRAELENLQNDLELLKDKDLALQSERDSTVALLDGLKLENSALRAEIEQAKELASIRQHDYEADLDSKTGALVSKEEELRLAKSERASLISQTERLSQELLQRDADIRQLVDADKLRQDEYTDEINLQKHRARLLQEQVASLEKEAKLVGHETEPEYEIPPPGEEVALQQRSHSISMDSLLTGNDETSHSMSELNNNISILSNRLKRETLSKQKLEKQVHKFVTELEQTAPIIKSFKQKSEQSDAQIHKLQLHLEHVTKDKETIFQEVEQYKKQLEQISGQDKILRRERFDLARQLQYLLLNGFVKDSDDPLTSSEFSYIKEILNTDPEEGNTSSTDSQLIISKRMLKFKSIVELQQQNINLLSAVRTLSDRAETLERKLESGDSIEAINEAKQTLLDLQQYNSSLEAKVESLTNKLKANEHFTSIGDGEFGNSDLSDGNNIQALKNKYDSLMAESSETIGHLYSQINNLQQSKSDLAKECESLINSKHLIEDRLKITQDMLDLSKNENSTLRNRIKNTSQALKEREVETSQTIKKYLDCVAKLDVIQRQLENTLVEKDILQNAQSSIENKLNQALKERNNFQGLIPQLRALQKNQDEQLKDIQVSLQNKIDDLELENTELRNKIDTKETSPSSALTNPKAELEWYQTKFDSLSGSNDALNEKMIECASTIETLTVKTQTLDILLQEANSKNKLLEARETVDDVNKLTGALETELATSRTRLTDTSRELEISSNTIRQYQSEIKVLNERQSELENENKHLRDEIAILRDELTHNGGEFEREKEALMKKLSNLEIRQAELTKLEEDYTAEIEKLKLDLDKQAMLGKEIKLAHDEEVREVQNRNTETYRNELELVEIRQTKVFVEKEKELESRIKILNEQIELDKERMKQFSDEESLLREQVKLLADEKASDLVDAGVSPEYTDLVRKLSDEKKNLESKLFASQSEKNRLREQLTKTESEIAVLNMNYEQAKKEVAAEVNNESGRAEEHIAQLESLKESNMSLTNEVKLAQMRNGEIIAELNELKTKFKSVESQLDEARNVLSSKDMKLMELQTECSRLKATSHDMPQNGNKDSSSELVGALQSSVATLTEQVDNLKHANTELEDRFGRLKRQARERLDASKVTINSLRDNVETLTKDKTALQDVIERSKDELNELRAKIQEHIETSAVMKELKTELAAVMSKNKDIEAELNETSKSSNQLTTALNEEIESLKHEVQYLKEASSAEPQGNEEMSGVVESMRKAFEDEKIAFMKATSEDSEARLAEERGKLKREMEALEKEKDSLVMEKTRLGEENTALMKARSDVPDIETLQKQWEASNKERLVLLYKEKSDQMMRAKMDELEEQFQNRVRNKEKELNALKDEIEEKCKTGHEDTLIAVKKRAFEEGKQQATMKMSILERKIAKLEAESKATKSGSDMSVSEDAPRFVTPNNNKVQQANQPFLATAGSGFSVQSSESNPFTTPVSRGAAHTNASSQSKFAPTFLLNSQPPVLVSGSSDEDNDTMRGTSVDEDAGTAVPSLNENNKRPGEGESNLKSPSKKTRSVSEESSGDSTGDISDE